In a genomic window of Nostoc sp. UHCC 0870:
- a CDS encoding isoaspartyl peptidase/L-asparaginase — protein sequence MKSQVQPKLIIHGGAGSSLHGKGGLEAVRRSLHAIVEEVYALLLSGADASVAVVRGCQLLEDEPRFNAGTGSVLQSDGQIRMSASLMDSASGHFSGVINVSRVKNPIELAQFLQSSPDRVLSDYGAAELARELQIPSYNALTELRLQEWIQERQDNFKSPMAGVVAEPEILEPSNAGRGTIGVVVLDAYGKLATGTSTGGKGFERIGRVSDSAMPAGNYATNHAAVSCTGIGEDIIDECLAPKIVIRVTDGMSLKEAMQKSFAEAHENKRDFGAIALDANGAIAWGKTSQVILAAFHDGEKVGDTLELPERTEVGCII from the coding sequence ATGAAATCACAGGTGCAACCTAAATTAATTATTCACGGAGGAGCAGGTAGTTCTCTCCACGGCAAAGGGGGATTAGAGGCAGTTAGGCGATCGCTCCATGCCATAGTAGAGGAAGTATATGCTCTGTTATTGTCAGGAGCAGATGCTTCTGTAGCAGTAGTGCGGGGTTGTCAACTGTTAGAAGATGAGCCGCGCTTTAATGCTGGTACTGGTTCGGTACTGCAATCTGATGGTCAAATCAGGATGAGTGCTTCTTTGATGGATAGCGCATCAGGCCATTTTAGTGGTGTAATTAATGTTTCGCGGGTGAAAAATCCCATTGAGTTGGCACAATTTTTACAAAGTTCCCCAGACCGCGTACTTTCAGATTATGGTGCGGCGGAATTAGCGAGAGAATTACAAATTCCCAGTTATAACGCTCTGACAGAGTTACGGTTGCAAGAATGGATACAGGAGCGTCAAGACAACTTTAAAAGCCCGATGGCTGGGGTGGTTGCAGAACCGGAAATTTTAGAACCCAGTAACGCTGGACGCGGTACGATTGGCGTAGTGGTCTTAGATGCCTACGGGAAGCTCGCAACTGGTACTTCCACAGGTGGTAAAGGCTTTGAACGCATTGGCCGGGTAAGTGATTCTGCTATGCCCGCAGGTAATTATGCTACTAATCATGCTGCCGTTAGTTGTACTGGTATTGGTGAAGACATTATTGATGAATGTTTAGCCCCCAAAATTGTCATTCGCGTCACCGATGGAATGTCTTTAAAAGAAGCAATGCAAAAGTCTTTTGCGGAAGCACACGAGAACAAGAGAGATTTTGGCGCGATCGCATTAGATGCAAATGGTGCGATCGCTTGGGGTAAAACCAGTCAAGTCATCCTCGCCGCCTTCCATGACGGTGAAAAAGTTGGCGACACCTTAGAACTCCCTGAAAGAACTGAGGTGGGCTGCATAATTTAG
- a CDS encoding FecR family protein encodes MMRFKLFPLWAIGLWGVAIVISLSNPVNANTPLTRAEVQSLRNFVQLIQRSNRSKRPARAKDAIIPGDGLSTGRASLADLRFNDGSLARVGEQAVFQFLPRTRNFRLSNGTVLLLIPPGRGQTRIQTPSAAAAIRGSALFVRYDQQTDTTVIGALTNSGITVSNKDASQDQELKAGQLLVVVKGRFQGLYDFDLQNFYQTSDLVQGLDLTKQNLTSSSDPAIASVKAEIATALAGQAPLSGQGIIDNPSFLNLTTRSDGENTATVNLIGDSNASPVDTFVDTGEILFNNAQESANSEEKIPTIDNSSNSIDTNTNPPTSITNQQPTPELERTPETEPILEPTPELEPTPEIAPTPEIAPTPEIAPTPEIAPTPEIAPTPELEPTPEIAPTPELEPTPEIAPTPEIAPTPEPEPELEPEPEIAPTPELEPTPEIAPTPEIAPTPELAPEPELAPEPEIAPTPEPEPEIAPEPEIAPTPEIAPEPEFIQGI; translated from the coding sequence ATGATGCGTTTTAAACTGTTTCCGTTGTGGGCAATTGGCTTGTGGGGTGTAGCAATAGTAATAAGTTTATCAAATCCGGTAAACGCTAATACCCCTCTGACTCGTGCTGAAGTTCAGAGCCTCCGTAATTTTGTACAATTGATTCAAAGAAGCAACAGAAGTAAACGTCCGGCACGGGCTAAAGACGCTATTATTCCTGGAGATGGACTATCTACTGGTAGAGCTTCTTTAGCCGATTTGCGTTTCAATGATGGTTCTTTAGCAAGAGTTGGGGAACAAGCAGTATTTCAATTTTTGCCTAGAACTCGGAATTTTAGACTGTCAAACGGAACTGTATTACTGCTGATTCCACCAGGAAGGGGACAAACACGCATCCAGACCCCAAGTGCAGCAGCAGCAATTCGGGGTTCGGCGTTATTTGTGCGCTATGACCAACAAACAGATACTACAGTTATAGGTGCGCTGACCAATAGTGGGATTACAGTTTCTAACAAAGACGCTTCTCAAGATCAAGAACTGAAAGCAGGACAACTTTTAGTAGTCGTCAAAGGTAGATTTCAGGGTCTATACGATTTTGATTTGCAAAATTTTTATCAAACCAGTGACTTAGTTCAGGGATTAGATTTAACTAAACAAAATCTTACCTCTTCTTCAGACCCTGCGATCGCTAGTGTGAAAGCAGAAATTGCCACAGCTTTAGCAGGACAAGCACCGTTAAGTGGTCAAGGAATAATTGACAACCCATCTTTTTTAAATTTAACTACTAGATCAGATGGTGAAAACACAGCTACAGTAAATTTAATTGGAGATTCAAATGCTTCTCCAGTAGATACTTTTGTAGACACAGGAGAAATATTATTTAATAATGCTCAAGAATCGGCAAATAGTGAAGAAAAAATCCCAACTATAGACAATAGTTCTAATTCTATTGACACAAATACCAACCCTCCAACTTCAATCACAAATCAACAGCCTACACCAGAACTAGAACGTACACCAGAAACTGAACCGATACTAGAACCTACACCAGAACTAGAACCTACACCAGAAATAGCACCTACACCAGAAATAGCACCTACACCAGAAATAGCACCTACACCAGAAATAGCACCTACACCAGAAATAGCACCTACACCAGAACTAGAACCTACACCAGAAATAGCACCTACACCAGAACTAGAACCTACACCAGAAATAGCACCTACACCAGAAATAGCACCTACACCAGAACCAGAACCAGAACTAGAACCAGAACCAGAAATAGCACCTACACCAGAACTAGAACCTACACCAGAAATAGCACCTACACCAGAAATAGCACCTACACCAGAACTAGCACCAGAACCAGAACTAGCACCAGAACCAGAAATAGCACCTACACCAGAACCAGAACCAGAAATAGCACCAGAACCAGAAATAGCACCTACACCAGAAATAGCACCAGAACCAGAGTTTATACAAGGAATATAG
- a CDS encoding succinate--CoA ligase subunit beta: protein MDLLEYQVKEWFGEIGIPVLPSQRIDHPTDLKRLKIRYPIVLKSQVHAGDRAKAGGVRIVETTIDAVAAAQNIFNLPIWGELPEVVLAESKYDASQEFYLAVVLDTAICRPILLGCQEPDVDWELAGEKMQHVVVEQEFSPFYARRLALKMGLQGALMQSVSTVLEKMYQLFIQKDLDLVEINPLAINNSGEVMALNGKVRVNERAIGRHPEIAAMAAKIANYHGTNQINARFGEWDSLAMHGRIGILGNGTGSMMATCDLVASAGGKPGMCLNLRHASIIDTSPTTFGDRLVKGLNILAADKSIQVILINLLGSIPQPKAAATAIVDFVLGNKGELPSSVVRSNGNKREHLSPNLVIRLAGSELNAAKDVLAPLEAHDDGLIVVENLDEAVAAAVSLVKSPAYKKAS, encoded by the coding sequence ATGGATTTATTGGAATATCAAGTTAAAGAATGGTTTGGGGAAATAGGCATTCCGGTCTTACCTTCCCAACGCATAGACCATCCTACAGATTTAAAACGCCTGAAAATTCGCTATCCGATTGTGCTGAAATCTCAAGTACACGCTGGAGACAGGGCAAAAGCAGGAGGAGTGAGGATTGTAGAAACAACCATTGATGCTGTTGCGGCTGCCCAAAATATCTTTAATTTGCCCATTTGGGGGGAATTACCAGAAGTTGTACTAGCAGAATCTAAGTATGATGCTAGTCAGGAGTTTTATTTAGCCGTAGTTTTAGATACAGCGATTTGCCGCCCAATCCTTTTAGGTTGCCAAGAACCGGATGTTGACTGGGAATTAGCAGGCGAAAAAATGCAGCACGTCGTTGTAGAACAGGAATTTTCGCCTTTTTATGCCCGTAGGCTGGCTTTAAAAATGGGTTTACAAGGCGCACTGATGCAGTCGGTAAGTACCGTTTTAGAGAAAATGTATCAGCTGTTTATACAAAAAGACCTAGATTTAGTAGAAATCAATCCCTTGGCCATTAATAATTCTGGGGAGGTGATGGCACTCAATGGTAAAGTCAGAGTGAATGAACGGGCAATTGGGCGGCATCCAGAAATTGCGGCAATGGCAGCCAAAATTGCCAATTATCATGGCACAAATCAGATTAACGCCCGGTTTGGTGAGTGGGATAGTTTAGCGATGCACGGCAGAATAGGTATTTTAGGCAATGGTACAGGTTCAATGATGGCAACCTGTGATTTAGTTGCTAGTGCTGGTGGAAAACCAGGGATGTGTTTAAATCTCCGACACGCTTCGATTATAGATACATCACCGACCACATTTGGCGATCGCTTAGTTAAAGGTTTAAATATCCTAGCTGCTGATAAAAGTATTCAGGTCATACTCATTAATCTTCTCGGTAGTATTCCCCAACCAAAAGCAGCAGCTACAGCAATTGTTGATTTTGTATTAGGAAACAAAGGTGAACTGCCATCATCGGTGGTACGCTCTAATGGCAATAAAAGAGAGCATTTGTCACCAAACTTAGTTATTCGTTTAGCTGGTTCAGAGTTAAACGCGGCTAAAGACGTTTTAGCACCGTTAGAAGCTCATGATGATGGACTGATAGTAGTGGAAAATTTAGATGAAGCTGTAGCCGCAGCAGTTAGTCTAGTTAAATCACCCGCCTATAAGAAAGCTTCCTAG
- a CDS encoding DUF2256 domain-containing protein: MGRNRSKSDLPTKICPVCQRPFTWRKKWEDCWDEVKYCSERCRRRRSEGKT, encoded by the coding sequence ATGGGGCGTAATCGTTCTAAGTCTGACTTACCTACAAAAATTTGTCCCGTGTGTCAACGTCCTTTCACTTGGCGAAAAAAGTGGGAAGATTGCTGGGATGAGGTGAAATATTGCTCAGAACGTTGCCGTCGTCGTCGTTCTGAGGGAAAAACATAA
- a CDS encoding succinate--CoA ligase subunit alpha yields the protein MNLTPDSKVIIQGFYEFISATHIAQMKAYGTNLVAGVDPGCGGQEIYDLPVFDLVEEVVDKFGAIDTTIICVHPYQVLDAALEAIASGISQIIIISAGVPPLDMVQLLRKAEAGETLVVGPNSPGIIVPGKILLGTQPSEFYTPGSVGIVSRSSTLTYEVAWELTKAGLGQSISVSIGSDAIVGSSFLQWLQILDEDDSTEAIVLVGQPGGGSEEAAARYITEAIDKPVVAYIAGRQAPPGKTWRQTGTLVTVVGRPPNFGTAQCKIAAFEAAEVPVAERPSLIPELLKKAML from the coding sequence ATGAACTTAACGCCAGACAGCAAAGTTATTATCCAAGGCTTCTATGAATTTATCTCAGCAACCCATATTGCTCAAATGAAAGCTTATGGTACAAACTTAGTTGCTGGTGTCGATCCTGGATGTGGTGGACAGGAAATTTACGATCTACCTGTATTTGATTTGGTAGAGGAGGTAGTAGATAAATTTGGCGCAATTGACACAACGATTATTTGCGTACACCCTTACCAAGTTCTAGATGCAGCCTTAGAAGCGATCGCTTCTGGGATCAGTCAGATTATCATTATCTCGGCGGGTGTGCCGCCTTTGGATATGGTGCAATTACTCCGCAAAGCTGAAGCCGGGGAAACTCTAGTAGTCGGCCCCAACAGTCCGGGAATTATTGTGCCAGGAAAAATTCTTTTAGGCACACAACCGAGTGAATTTTATACCCCAGGATCGGTAGGAATTGTGAGTCGCAGCAGCACTCTGACCTATGAAGTTGCTTGGGAACTGACAAAAGCAGGCTTGGGGCAATCGATTAGTGTCAGTATTGGTAGTGATGCCATTGTCGGTTCTTCCTTTTTGCAATGGCTGCAAATTTTAGATGAGGATGACAGTACCGAGGCGATCGTTTTAGTCGGTCAACCAGGCGGGGGTAGTGAAGAAGCCGCAGCTAGGTACATCACTGAAGCCATCGATAAACCAGTTGTGGCTTACATCGCAGGTAGACAAGCACCACCGGGGAAAACTTGGCGACAAACTGGTACTTTAGTTACTGTTGTGGGTCGTCCGCCTAACTTTGGTACTGCACAATGCAAAATCGCCGCTTTTGAAGCCGCAGAAGTTCCGGTGGCGGAACGTCCTTCTTTAATTCCCGAATTGTTGAAAAAGGCAATGCTGTAA
- a CDS encoding tRNA (5-methylaminomethyl-2-thiouridine)(34)-methyltransferase MnmD, with amino-acid sequence MSDLENNFTPQLTADGSLTFFSQEFGEAFHSNFGAKQESFRKFASATQLSKIAQKPVLRLLDICYGLGYNTAAALQTIWAVNPNCYVELIGLELNPSVPQAAIAHHLLDNWNYEYTTILTKLAFEQQVQTNRLQATLLIGDARESIRKVNQLGFLADAIFLDPFSPPQCPQLWTVEFMQQIALCLHGAGILATYSCAACVRKALLLAGLQIGSTEPVGRRSPGTVAAHPQSVESESNSALPPLSPAEKEHLLTRAAIPYRDPQLNDPASVILQRRQQEQQTSLLEPTSRWRKRRLLSDHS; translated from the coding sequence ATGTCAGACTTAGAGAATAATTTTACCCCTCAGCTAACAGCAGATGGTTCTTTAACTTTCTTCTCCCAAGAGTTTGGTGAAGCTTTTCACAGTAATTTTGGGGCGAAGCAGGAAAGTTTTCGGAAATTTGCCAGTGCAACTCAACTAAGTAAAATTGCTCAAAAACCAGTTTTGCGTTTATTAGATATTTGTTACGGTCTAGGATACAATACCGCAGCAGCATTGCAGACTATTTGGGCAGTGAATCCCAATTGCTATGTTGAATTGATTGGTTTAGAACTAAATCCATCTGTACCACAAGCGGCAATTGCTCATCATTTATTAGATAACTGGAACTATGAATACACTACCATTTTGACCAAGTTGGCTTTTGAGCAACAGGTGCAAACAAATCGCCTCCAAGCAACATTATTAATTGGTGATGCTAGAGAATCAATTAGGAAAGTTAATCAGTTGGGTTTTCTAGCAGATGCTATTTTTTTAGACCCATTTTCACCGCCTCAGTGTCCTCAACTATGGACTGTGGAATTTATGCAACAAATAGCTCTGTGTTTACACGGGGCTGGTATACTCGCTACTTATTCCTGTGCTGCGTGTGTACGTAAAGCTTTATTGTTAGCTGGATTACAAATAGGTTCAACAGAACCAGTAGGCAGGCGATCGCCTGGCACAGTTGCAGCCCATCCTCAAAGTGTTGAATCAGAGTCAAATTCAGCACTTCCCCCCCTTTCCCCGGCAGAGAAAGAACATCTCCTCACTCGTGCTGCTATTCCCTACCGCGATCCGCAATTAAATGATCCTGCGTCTGTCATATTGCAAAGACGACAACAAGAACAACAGACTAGTTTACTAGAACCTACTTCTCGTTGGCGCAAACGGCGGTTACTCAGTGATCACTCTTAG
- a CDS encoding aspartoacylase has product MNKINRVALVGGTHGNEFTGAFLIKKFEQFPQLIQKYSFETLTLLGNPQAFAAGRRYIEKDLNRCFLNEDLQNTTLSSYEEIQAKNISKLLGEDNKTKADVIIDLHSTTANMGLTIILGNQHPFLLKLAAYLSAINPLVKVCQTIPEEGSNFLRSLSELGFVIEVGAVAQGVLDAELFQNTEKLIYEILDYLERYNRGDILEHNNTLTLYKFLCSIDYPRNEQGEIQAMIHPKIQSRDYEPLHPGEPIFLTFDGQAIAYTGTSIVYPIFINEAAYYEKGVAMCFTEKQQLTI; this is encoded by the coding sequence ATGAATAAAATTAATCGTGTTGCCCTGGTTGGTGGAACTCACGGTAATGAATTTACAGGTGCATTTCTGATTAAAAAATTTGAACAATTTCCACAATTAATTCAAAAATACAGCTTTGAAACTTTGACATTATTAGGTAATCCCCAAGCCTTTGCAGCAGGTAGACGCTACATCGAAAAAGATTTAAACCGTTGTTTTTTAAACGAAGATTTACAAAATACTACCTTGTCTAGTTATGAAGAGATACAGGCGAAGAATATATCTAAACTTTTAGGAGAAGATAATAAAACCAAGGCAGATGTAATTATTGATTTACACAGTACAACAGCCAACATGGGCTTGACTATTATTTTAGGTAATCAGCATCCATTCCTATTAAAATTAGCTGCTTATCTAAGTGCAATTAATCCTTTAGTCAAAGTTTGCCAGACGATACCAGAAGAAGGTAGTAATTTTCTCCGTTCCCTAAGTGAGTTAGGTTTTGTAATTGAAGTAGGTGCTGTGGCTCAAGGTGTCTTAGATGCAGAATTATTTCAAAATACTGAGAAACTAATTTATGAAATTTTAGATTATTTAGAAAGATATAATCGCGGTGATATTTTGGAACATAATAATACACTCACACTGTATAAATTTTTATGTTCTATAGATTATCCCAGAAATGAACAAGGCGAAATTCAGGCAATGATTCACCCGAAAATCCAGTCTCGTGATTATGAACCACTCCATCCAGGCGAGCCTATATTTTTAACATTTGATGGTCAAGCGATCGCCTACACAGGCACATCAATAGTTTACCCAATTTTTATTAATGAAGCCGCTTATTACGAGAAAGGCGTTGCTATGTGTTTCACAGAAAAACAACAACTCACAATTTAA
- the glmU gene encoding bifunctional UDP-N-acetylglucosamine diphosphorylase/glucosamine-1-phosphate N-acetyltransferase GlmU, whose translation MVVVAILAAGRGTRMKSSLPKVLHSLGGRTMVERVLASAEPLAPSRQMVIVGYQAQEVKAAMQLPGLEFVEQTVQLGTGHAIQQLLPHLEGYSGDLLILNGDVPLLRTETLEKLLQTHQANQNAATILTANLANPKGYGRVFCHNNFVEQIVEDKDCTSLQRQNQRINAGIYCFRWQNLAEVLPHLQANNAQKEYYLTDAVTQVGQVMAVDVEDEQEILGINDRLQLATASEILQRRVKEKWMLAGVTLIDPNSITIDDTVELQPDIIIEPQTHLRGNTVIQSGSRIGPGSLIENSHLGENVTVQYSVVTDSVIEPGTKIGPYAHLRGHAQVGTNCRIGNFVELKNTQIGDRTNVAHLSYLGDTTAGNQVNIGAGTITANYDGVKKHRTIIGDRTKTGSNSVLVAPVTLGNDVYVAAGSTITEDVPDDSLVIARSRQVIKRGWRKKSEEC comes from the coding sequence ATGGTAGTTGTAGCAATATTAGCAGCAGGACGCGGCACTAGAATGAAGTCTAGTTTACCCAAGGTTTTACATTCTTTGGGTGGGCGGACAATGGTTGAAAGAGTTTTGGCTAGTGCAGAACCTCTTGCACCGTCACGTCAGATGGTGATTGTAGGGTATCAGGCACAGGAAGTCAAAGCAGCTATGCAGTTACCTGGATTGGAATTTGTGGAACAGACTGTACAGTTAGGAACAGGTCACGCCATCCAGCAATTATTACCGCATCTAGAAGGCTATAGCGGGGATTTACTGATATTGAACGGGGATGTGCCACTGTTACGCACTGAAACCCTAGAAAAGTTATTACAAACTCACCAAGCCAATCAAAACGCTGCTACTATCCTCACAGCCAACCTAGCCAACCCTAAAGGCTATGGGCGTGTTTTTTGTCATAACAACTTTGTAGAACAAATTGTTGAAGATAAAGACTGTACTTCCCTACAAAGGCAAAATCAACGGATTAACGCCGGCATTTATTGTTTTCGTTGGCAGAATTTAGCAGAGGTTTTACCGCATTTGCAGGCGAATAATGCCCAGAAAGAATACTATCTCACAGATGCTGTCACCCAAGTTGGTCAGGTAATGGCAGTAGATGTAGAAGATGAGCAGGAAATTTTGGGTATTAACGATCGCCTACAATTAGCTACAGCCTCCGAAATCTTACAACGGCGAGTCAAGGAAAAATGGATGCTAGCTGGTGTGACGTTAATAGATCCCAATAGTATTACTATCGATGACACCGTAGAATTACAGCCTGATATAATTATTGAACCGCAAACTCATCTACGAGGAAATACGGTTATTCAATCCGGGAGTCGTATCGGCCCAGGTAGTTTAATTGAAAATAGCCATTTGGGTGAAAACGTCACCGTGCAGTATTCTGTAGTAACAGATAGTGTGATCGAACCAGGAACGAAAATTGGCCCCTATGCCCATTTACGGGGTCATGCTCAAGTGGGTACTAATTGCCGTATCGGTAATTTTGTCGAATTGAAAAATACCCAGATAGGCGATCGCACCAACGTAGCCCATTTATCTTATTTAGGTGATACAACAGCAGGTAATCAAGTCAATATAGGCGCAGGGACAATCACCGCCAACTATGACGGCGTGAAAAAACATCGCACCATTATAGGCGATCGCACTAAGACCGGTTCTAATAGCGTTTTAGTAGCTCCTGTCACCTTGGGTAATGATGTCTACGTAGCTGCGGGTTCTACAATTACTGAAGATGTGCCTGATGATAGCTTAGTAATTGCTCGTAGTCGTCAGGTAATTAAACGTGGTTGGCGTAAGAAGAGTGAAGAGTGCTGA
- a CDS encoding sulfurtransferase: protein MTNIQFVVSSDWLLEHLHDPQVVIVDCRFSLADPQLGQKQYEASHIEGSYYLDLNLDLSSPVSEHGGRHPLPQPNDLAEKLAAIGVEFQKTLVVAYDDSRLAFASRLWWLLRYLGHEQVAVLDGGFSQWEKAGYPVTDVIPQPQTAKFIPQVQTELVIDIEAVKNRKDLPMVVLVDSREGDRYRGEREPTDKIAGHIPGAVNYPWMEVTDTSGYLIPPTAHQQRWEQVEPSEEILVYCGSGVTACVNLLSLELAGIHTGKLYAGSWSDWISY from the coding sequence ATGACTAACATTCAATTTGTTGTTTCATCGGACTGGTTACTCGAACACTTGCATGATCCGCAGGTTGTGATTGTAGATTGTCGCTTTTCTTTAGCTGACCCGCAACTAGGACAAAAACAATACGAAGCAAGTCATATAGAGGGGTCTTACTACCTAGATTTGAATCTGGATCTTTCTAGTCCGGTGAGTGAACATGGTGGAAGACATCCTTTACCACAACCTAATGACCTAGCTGAGAAATTAGCCGCAATTGGGGTAGAGTTTCAAAAAACTTTAGTTGTCGCTTACGATGACTCTCGCCTGGCTTTTGCATCTCGTCTTTGGTGGTTGTTACGCTATTTGGGTCATGAACAAGTAGCTGTTTTGGATGGAGGTTTTAGCCAATGGGAAAAAGCTGGCTATCCCGTCACAGATGTCATTCCCCAACCGCAAACAGCTAAGTTTATCCCCCAAGTTCAAACAGAATTGGTGATAGATATTGAAGCTGTAAAAAATCGTAAAGATTTACCGATGGTTGTTTTGGTAGATTCGAGAGAAGGCGATCGCTATCGTGGTGAACGAGAACCAACTGATAAAATCGCTGGTCATATTCCTGGTGCGGTCAATTACCCTTGGATGGAAGTAACAGATACTTCCGGCTATTTAATTCCGCCAACAGCACATCAACAACGCTGGGAACAAGTAGAACCATCTGAAGAAATTTTAGTTTATTGCGGTTCTGGTGTTACAGCCTGTGTAAATTTGCTGTCTTTGGAGTTAGCTGGGATTCATACAGGTAAACTTTATGCTGGTAGTTGGAGTGATTGGATTAGCTATTAG
- a CDS encoding response regulator, producing MIKRSGEYTGSTEQNVNGYKPLSQVNNISSDHGPGLQDVEDYSLDLSKEDFMITESQKATSWLKPNRNSGYECLISKTIQTTTSPVKSFDSEPPKVLVVDDHTASRMTAVALLSLEGYTVIEADSGYTAVELVQEQQPDLILLDVMMPGMDGFEVCQLLKQDEDTRLIPVIFITALNDRRSRIQGIEVGADDFLSKPFDRVELVARVKSLVHQKRLNEDLDHAEQALFSIARAVESRDPNTGDHCERLVRLGQAFGEYLNLSRYQIRDLGWGGYLHDIGKVGIPDAVLLKQGKLTPEDWVIMKQHVLIGEKICQPLRSMQGVIPIIRHHHERWDGSGYPDGLKENEIPYIAQVFQVIDIYDALTSERPYKKAFTPEEALCIMLDETESGWRNPKLMQQFAEFVLSRQ from the coding sequence GTGATTAAAAGGAGTGGTGAGTACACAGGCTCTACTGAACAAAATGTGAATGGGTATAAACCCCTCAGCCAAGTAAACAATATTAGTTCAGATCACGGACCAGGATTGCAAGACGTAGAAGATTATTCCTTGGATTTATCTAAAGAAGATTTTATGATTACAGAAAGCCAAAAAGCAACTTCTTGGCTGAAACCCAATCGAAATTCGGGTTATGAGTGCCTAATTTCAAAAACCATACAAACCACAACGTCCCCAGTCAAAAGCTTCGATTCCGAACCCCCAAAAGTCTTAGTAGTTGATGATCATACGGCTAGTAGAATGACTGCGGTTGCACTTTTATCCCTGGAAGGGTACACAGTCATTGAGGCAGATAGTGGTTATACAGCAGTAGAACTTGTCCAAGAACAGCAACCGGATCTGATTTTGCTAGATGTGATGATGCCGGGGATGGATGGGTTTGAAGTGTGTCAATTACTTAAACAAGACGAAGATACTAGACTAATTCCCGTAATTTTTATTACAGCATTAAATGATAGGCGATCGCGCATCCAGGGCATTGAAGTAGGCGCAGATGACTTTTTAAGCAAACCCTTTGACCGAGTAGAACTAGTAGCCCGTGTTAAATCTCTAGTCCATCAGAAGCGGTTAAATGAAGATTTAGACCACGCAGAACAAGCATTATTTTCTATAGCTAGGGCGGTTGAAAGTCGCGACCCTAATACTGGCGACCATTGTGAACGGCTAGTAAGGTTAGGTCAAGCCTTTGGAGAATACCTAAATCTCTCACGCTACCAAATTCGAGATTTAGGTTGGGGCGGTTATCTTCACGATATCGGCAAAGTAGGAATTCCCGATGCAGTTTTGCTCAAACAAGGCAAACTCACCCCTGAAGATTGGGTAATTATGAAGCAACACGTCTTAATTGGGGAAAAAATCTGTCAACCCCTACGTAGTATGCAAGGTGTAATTCCCATTATTCGCCATCACCATGAACGCTGGGATGGTTCAGGTTATCCCGATGGACTCAAGGAAAATGAAATTCCCTACATTGCCCAGGTATTTCAAGTAATTGATATTTATGATGCTTTAACAAGCGAACGTCCTTACAAAAAAGCTTTTACACCAGAAGAAGCACTATGTATCATGCTAGATGAAACTGAGTCTGGTTGGCGCAACCCAAAACTCATGCAGCAGTTTGCCGAATTCGTTCTCTCTCGGCAATAG